TCCCGTAATCACCTTCGGTTCCATGCTCAAGATTGGCGATTTTTCCCGGCTCGGTCAGGTTTCAGTCCGAATGTTGCGTCACTATGACCAGATGGGGCTGATCAAACCCGCCTATGTGGATCCCGACTCCGAATATCGTTACTACAGCCTGGAGCAGTTGCCGCGTTTGCATCGCATCCTGGCTCTTAAGGATCTGGGGCTGTCCTTGGAACAAATTGAGACGGCGCTGCAAACAGATCTCGCCCCAGGGCAACTGAAGGAGATGTTGGCCCTCAAGCAAGCAGAACTTAGCCAACAGGTGGCAGAGACCCAAATCCGCTTGCAACGGGTGGCCTCACGTTTGGCCCAGCTGGAAACTGAGGCTGTGGTTTCTCCCTATGAGGTGGTGCTGCGTGCTGTACCGGAGAGGGTGCTCGCCTCGATTCGGCGGGTTGTGCCCACCCTGATGGATATGCCTGCCTACCGTTGCGGAGCCTCAGATGAACTCTATGCTTGGCTGGATAAACAGCATTTGCAACCCTGTGGGCCGGAGATGGTGCTCTACCACTTCGTGGAATACACCGAAACCGATGTGGATATGGAGTTCGGGATCCCGGTGCAGCCGCGCCCGGGGTTGACTTTCAGGGATCCCATACAACTGGCCTCACTACCAGCAGTGGATCAAATGGCCTGCGTTATTCACACGGGTTCCCTGTGGGATGTGGGTCTGGCGATCACAGCTCTATTTACCTGGATGGGACGTAATGGTTATGCTAGCGCCGGCAGCTTTCGGGAGGTGCATCTGTTTGGTAAAGAAACCGAAAAGACCGCCAGGGAACCTGTGGTGGTTGAGTTGCAGCTGCCAGTAGTTTCCCAATCCATCCATCTTCAAAGAGCATCTCAGAGTCGGGAAGCATAGATACAGCTCTGGTGCGGGTTGCCTACAACAATGCTTGTACCCTTGAACTTGTGCCCTTGAAGGAGTGTAGAAGTGAGAACTCATCCCATCCTCAGTCTGGCTGGAAAGGAACCTCCAGTTCGCCAGCAATCATCTTTTCCTGGGTCTCTTCATAAAGAGTTAGGGCTTCAGGGCTAATTTGGGTTTGAAAGTTGGGATTAATAGATAACTGAATTACATTTTCAGAAACGCCTAAGGCATAATATTTATTCGCATAGTTATCGGATTTAATATCGATTAGCATTTGTCGGAAGAGAGGCTCGGTATTCCAAACAATGCTGGCAACCACCACCTCTGGCCCAATGTCAGTCATATCCCGCACATAGCCAATTCCAAATCCATCCACTTCCTTAGCAGCTTCAATGGAT
The sequence above is a segment of the Synechococcus sp. Nb3U1 genome. Coding sequences within it:
- a CDS encoding MerR family transcriptional regulator; the protein is MLKIGDFSRLGQVSVRMLRHYDQMGLIKPAYVDPDSEYRYYSLEQLPRLHRILALKDLGLSLEQIETALQTDLAPGQLKEMLALKQAELSQQVAETQIRLQRVASRLAQLETEAVVSPYEVVLRAVPERVLASIRRVVPTLMDMPAYRCGASDELYAWLDKQHLQPCGPEMVLYHFVEYTETDVDMEFGIPVQPRPGLTFRDPIQLASLPAVDQMACVIHTGSLWDVGLAITALFTWMGRNGYASAGSFREVHLFGKETEKTAREPVVVELQLPVVSQSIHLQRASQSREA